DNA from Fortiea contorta PCC 7126:
TTTAAGTGTTGCACAGTGGTCTGCCAAACATTTGAGCCAACCAGAGCGATGACTAATGTTACGCCAATTATCCAGCAGCCCCCAGTCCTCTTCTTGGCAAGTTAACTTGGCAAACTTCTCGTAAAGCGGATAGTCAGGGGTAACTAAAGCATCTTTTTGGTGCAACACTGGGGGGTCATCATCTGTATCATAGTCTCGATAACTAACACGCAAATCACGCAAGTCAATTTCCATACTCGTCTGTAGTGCTGGATGAGGGTCAGTATCAAAGTCAGGGTAAAACAGATAAGAAATTTTTGGTTTTTTGGTATGGAATTTAATGACATTGGCTTCATCTAAGCGCCCGATAGTACGACTAGCGCAACCTTCGTAAAGGCGCAGCATGGGGTCGAGGGCTTGTAGCGCTGATATGTGAACCCAGAGAGAATTGGGTAATTTTTTCCCAATTTGGCTATTTTGGCAACGTTCTACAATAATTTCAGAATTGCCCAAGCTGTGCAGCATTTGATCGGCATTTAGCCAAGCTTGTTTGTACGTACCAAATAAGGCTAAGATATCTTCTTGCGCTTCCAGCGCTAATTCTCCTAATTTTGGGCGACGGCTGAATTGACAAAGCGCCAAATAAACCATCAAGTCTTGACGGCGTTTCTCAGATATAGCTTCCCACTCTTGCGGGTCTGTAGCCTGTAAAATTACTTGAAATGCACGGCGTAAACTGCCAAATTCCGCATTTATGTCAGCTTCTTGTGACAGTTCGCCTTTACTTGGCAAGCGACCGCGTTCGGTCACAAAAGACATCAGGGGTGCTAGCAGTTCCTGATAGTCTTCAAATCGCTTGATTGAAACACGAACTCTGGGTGTAGTAGCACGAGAACGAAAGCGGGAAGCCCGGAATAACTGCGCTTGAGCTTCATCTCGAAAAACGAAGTAAACACCCAAAGCTACAGGAATAGCATCAACACCAAGAACTTGGTCGATGTAGATTTTTAGTTCTTCTTGCTCGTAATATTTCTGGAAGGTGTTGCGGGTCGTCACTATCCCATCACCGTAAGCAATTGTACCTTTATTGGTATCCGCAAGGGTGACTTGGGCAGCAACAAGCAAAACTTTACGAGTAAGTTCCCAGGCTTTGACTAATGCTTCTCGGCGATCGCCCGTGTCTTCGATAACGTTAATCACATAACCAAGATTGACAATATCACCAGGAGTTTGGGGAGTATCTGGTGCATAGTAAGGGTCCCATCCGAGACTGGTGTACCCTTGTCTGGCTACGCGAGTGACATCACCGCCATGACCACAACCATAGTCAAAAAAGGTGGTTTCTGGAGTGAACATTCCAGCGTTATGAGCTAGGCGCACTGGGCGAGACAAGTCATTGCGAACAATTGCTGCTTTATGACGGTCTATCTGGCGCGATGGCAATTCACCAGTACTGCTTGCTGCTTGGCACTGGATGAGACAATGACCTTGCAGTTCCACGTTATACGCTTTTAAACGTTCTTCCCATCCTCGGCGTGTACCAATACGAATGGAATTATTCAGTAAACCCAACGCTTCTTGAGCGCGGGTAAGTTCTGCGAACTGTTGGTAAAGTGGATATTCGGGTGTTACAAAAGTTTCTTTACGGTGGAGAATAAAGGGATTACTTGAAGTGCCGTAGTCGCGGTGTGTGACTTGTAGGGTTTCTAAGTCAACTTGGATACTGGCTTGTAATGCTGGATGTGGCTCGGTGTCGAAGTCAGGATAGAACAGGTAAGAAATTTTGGGTTTGCTAGTGCTAAATTTGACAAGTGTTGCGCTTTGAGCTTGGGTAGTAGCACTTCTGGCGCAGCTTTCATATTGTTGCAGCAAGTCTTCAAGAGCGTGCAGCGCCCAAACATGGACATAAAAAGCATCAGGGAGATTTTTCCCAACTGGACTGCGTTTGCAAGCCTGAGCAATTATGTTCAATTCATATGTATTAGATAGCTGTGGCTTTGATGTATCGCAGGTTGCTCTCTCGGTGTCTCCTTCAAAGACGCTGTGCGAACGCAGTTGCTTTATGTCTCTTAATCCGTCCACCACACTGCTTACCTGAATTGTGTTAAAACTATTATCGCTTGAAGCCATAGCGCTCATTATTGGAGAGGTACTGTCAGCAAAATTACTCAAGCACGAGTGGAAATTAAAGTTTTTCCATAATAATTAGGATTTTAATCACTTTTGACCTATGGTTTATTAACTTATAAAACTGAAAATTATGGGAAAGCAAATTGCCCTAAATTTAAATGGTGATATCAAAAAAAAACAATTTTTGAACGCTGCTATCTCGATACTACATATCACAAACTTTTGACGTTACCGCAAATTCTCACGGTTGTTGGGTTCAAGGTAAACAAGAAAATATTAGCCGCACAACAGATTTTAATGCCAAATTATCAGATGTCTGCAATGAAGTTTACAAGAGTGGGTAGACGCTGCTTTGGCTGGAGAGCATTGATGCCAACTTAAGGCTAAAACGCACGTTCCCCAGGGATTGTAATTCCTGGCTGCGAGAGAGCAGTTTTAACGGTGAGTGGGCGCACATTGCCATATTTAACATTAAGTCTTCACCCGCAATTGATTAATGGCTAAATATTAATAATAATTAGTATTTAGCCATTAGTAGTGCATAATTAAACCTCTGCTGGGTGATATTCTTGTTGTCTTTCTATAAAAGTTTGTACACGGGTGCGGTAGTTTCTTAAAGTATCATCAACCCAATCGCGATCATTACTATTAACATACAAATGCACCATCGGTTCACTAGCATCTGGTAATACTAATAACCAACTATCATCATAGGGTTGACAAATTTTTACCCCGTCGATGAGTTCGAGGTTTTGGGCTGGGTGGGTTTCTACTAGGTAACGCATCAGCGCGCCCTTAGCTGACCAAGGACAGCGAATTGTATAATTTTTATGAATTACACGAGGTAATTCTGATCTGACAGTAGCAAGCGATCGCTCTTGAATCGTCAACATTTCAATAATCTTTGCAATGCAGAACATGGAATCGAAGCCTGGATGCAATTGCGGGAAAATAAACCCAGTGTCTCCACTACCCCCCAGCACCACATGGGAATTTTTTTGCGAAGCTTCCATTAAGGCTGTGGGGTTGGCTTTGGTGCGAATCACTTTACCATCATGGCGACGGGCGACTTGTTCCACCGCACTGGTAGCATGAACTGGTACCACTACTGTTCCTCTAGGGTTAGACGTGAGTATCATGTCTACCATCAGCGCCGTTAACATTTCTCCCCGAATCGGGAAACCAGATTCATCAACTAAAATCAATTGTTCCCCATTCGCGGATACCTGCACACCAAAGTTAGCCTTTAAAGCTTCAACTACATGACCAAGCTGAGTTAGCAGTCCTTCTCGGTCAGTGGAGGTAACAGCATTTTGATTCAAGCTGGCGTTTAATACTACAGCATCAGCACCAAATTTATCTAACATTTGGGGTAACACCGCCCCAGACACCGCATACACATAGTCAATCACCACTTTGGCGCGACTGTTGCTTAAAGTAGCTACATGTAGCAGCTTCTCAAAAGCAGTGCAATAAAGGTCATTAACTTGGCTGGGGTAAGCCACATCACCGATTTCATGAATCAGCGCTCGGCGCATATCTTCCTTAAAATAAGCCCCCTCAATTTTCTTTTCCAGGGCTTTGGAAATATTAATTCCCTTATTATCCATGAATTCAATCAAGATATAATCAGGGCGATCGGGATGTACTCGGACATGAATACCCCCAG
Protein-coding regions in this window:
- a CDS encoding DNA phosphorothioation-associated putative methyltransferase, with amino-acid sequence MSAMASSDNSFNTIQVSSVVDGLRDIKQLRSHSVFEGDTERATCDTSKPQLSNTYELNIIAQACKRSPVGKNLPDAFYVHVWALHALEDLLQQYESCARSATTQAQSATLVKFSTSKPKISYLFYPDFDTEPHPALQASIQVDLETLQVTHRDYGTSSNPFILHRKETFVTPEYPLYQQFAELTRAQEALGLLNNSIRIGTRRGWEERLKAYNVELQGHCLIQCQAASSTGELPSRQIDRHKAAIVRNDLSRPVRLAHNAGMFTPETTFFDYGCGHGGDVTRVARQGYTSLGWDPYYAPDTPQTPGDIVNLGYVINVIEDTGDRREALVKAWELTRKVLLVAAQVTLADTNKGTIAYGDGIVTTRNTFQKYYEQEELKIYIDQVLGVDAIPVALGVYFVFRDEAQAQLFRASRFRSRATTPRVRVSIKRFEDYQELLAPLMSFVTERGRLPSKGELSQEADINAEFGSLRRAFQVILQATDPQEWEAISEKRRQDLMVYLALCQFSRRPKLGELALEAQEDILALFGTYKQAWLNADQMLHSLGNSEIIVERCQNSQIGKKLPNSLWVHISALQALDPMLRLYEGCASRTIGRLDEANVIKFHTKKPKISYLFYPDFDTDPHPALQTSMEIDLRDLRVSYRDYDTDDDPPVLHQKDALVTPDYPLYEKFAKLTCQEEDWGLLDNWRNISHRSGWLKCLADHCATLKGYQLLWQKDADPYKLKALRAAVRSRQEKRRSRS